One stretch of Poecilia reticulata strain Guanapo linkage group LG21, Guppy_female_1.0+MT, whole genome shotgun sequence DNA includes these proteins:
- the LOC103457715 gene encoding C-X-C chemokine receptor type 2-like, with the protein MEQLNATAASTNFSPAELPTFPSWKAGGLVPVVVFIFCFLLGVPGNIAVILLKPNWQNLSSLSRTLMLNLAVSDLLCLVTLPIWTYSILYGWIFQLAACKLLAYLVYCSIHGSLLTVTALSVHRYLAVVRRQRCNQVRKRVLLLLLWLVAVILSIPTLVVRQLKTYQQSAKCQSKFTSETQWVVLLLLESLFGFVCFSLVGCTYIRLHRKVNHTALFNHPQTTRLMTSIFVSFFVLWIPYHTINLLRVAAICLKHMDLLNFCMDQHELVVSLTFLHSCLNPLLYAFSSTKMCTGCKQNASNQGSRQDMATTAEPR; encoded by the coding sequence ATGGAGCAACTCAATGCCACTGCGGCTAGCACTAACTTTTCTCCTGCAGAACTTCCAACATTCCCCTCCTGGAAAGCAGGCGGTCTGGTTCCTGTGGTGGTGTTCATCTTCTGCTTTCTACTGGGAGTTCCTGGAAACATCGCAGTGATTCTTCTCAAGCCTAACTGGCAGAATCTGTCCAGTCTGAGCCGGACTTTGATGCTAAACCTGGCTGTGTCTGACCTGCTGTGTCTGGTGACTCTTCCAATTTGGACATACAGTATCCTCTATGGATGGATATTCCAGTTAGCAGCCTGTAAGCTTCTAGCTTATCTTGTGTACTGCAGCATTCATGGCAGCCTGCTGACTGTAACTGCGTTAAGCGTCCACCGATACCTGGCTGTGGTGCGCCGACAGAGGTGCAATCAGGTGCGGAAAAGagtgctgctgcttcttctctgGCTGGTTGCTGTCATCCTTTCCATTCCTACTTTGGTGGTCCGACAGCTGAAAACATATCAGCAGTCAGCAAAATGCCAATCTAAGTTCACCTCTGAGACACAGTGGGTGGTTTTGTTGCTACTGGAGAGCctgtttggatttgtttgtttttctttagtggGTTGTACATATATTCGCCTGCACAGGAAGGTTAACCATACAGCTCTTTTCAACCACCCCCAGACAACCCGACTGATGACCAGCATCTTCGTGAGCTTCTTTGTCCTGTGGATACCATATCATACGATCAACCTGCTGCGTGTGGCAGCTATATGTCTAAAACATATGGACTTGTTAAACTTTTGCATGGACCAACATGAACTTGTTGTGTCACTTACATTCCTACACAGTTGTCTGAATCCACTCCTGTATGCCTTTTCTTCTACTAAAATGTGCACCGGCTGCAAGCAAAATGCATCAAACCAAGGAAGTCGTCAAGACATGGCAACAACAGCAGAACCTCGATGA
- the LOC103457714 gene encoding leukotriene B4 receptor 1-like isoform X1: MFHSCPVIGGFWRPLLVAYKFDEKPRIPRSLISALLWTLREEAVAHSTSFPAQLKMDESNFTRFSSNDSSAGLPELSWNQRGVIPAVVLTFCYLVGVPGNIAVIIIKPNWKHLSRTTRSLIMSLTMSDLMCLLTLPLWIYNLLLGWAFGFVACKVLSYFVYVTVYVSQSTVTALSIQRYIVVVRGWKCDIHRYVVVALLWLSSFTLCIYVLVTEQVTNDGPWIRCIPSYSSEAQWLAVLFTEILFGLASIFLVTLSYISLHKKVTSAAFFNHPKTSRLLISIILTNFIMFFPLHVVNMLGVLGIIIKNKKILKFCADSWSLVKCLIFTNSTLNPLLYAFLSSKFCPLFKKDLTNADEGTLRNT, from the exons atgtttcatagTTGTCCTGTAATTGGTGGTTTTTGGCGCCCCCTACTGGTTGCCTATAAATTCGATGAGAAACCGAGAATTCCACGCAGTCTGATCAGCGCTCTGCTGTG GACACTGAGAGAAGAAGCTGTGGCTCACAGCACATCGTTCCCAGCACAACTCAAGATGGATGAATCAAACTTCACAAGGTTCAGTTCTAACGACTCTTCCGCTGGATTACCTGAGCTCTCTTGGAATCAACGTGGTGTGATCCCGGCAGTGGTATTAACTTTCTGCTATCTAGTTGGAGTTCCTGGAAACATTGCTGTGATAATAATCAAGCCTAACTGGAAGCATCTGTCCAGGACGACCCGGAGTTTAATAATGAGTCTGACCATGTCTGATCTAATGTGTCTGCTTACCCTTCCACTGTGGATTTACAACTTACTCCTTGGATGGGCATTCGGCTTTGTAGCCTGCAAAGTTCTATCATACTTTGTGTACGTTACAGTTTATGTTAGCCAAAGCACTGTGACTGCGTTGAGCATCCAGCGCTACATTGTTGTTGTGCGTGGATGGAAGTGCGACATACATAGATATGTGGTGGTGGCTCTGCTTTGGCTGTCATCTTTTACTTTGTGCATCTATGTTTTGGTGACTGAACAAGTAACGAATGACGGACCATGGATCCGTTGCATACCCAGTTATTCTTCTGAGGCACAGTGGCTGGCTGTGCTGTTCACAGAGATCTTGTTTGGACTTGCTTCGATTTTTCTTGTCACATTATCATACATATCCCTCCACAAGAAGGTTACGAGTGCAGCCTTTTTTAACCATCCAAAGACAAGCAGGCTGCTTATTAGTATCATTCTAACcaattttattatgttttttccaCTTCATGTGGTCAATATGCTGGGTGTGTTAGggataattattaaaaacaagaagatcCTGAAGTTTTGTGCAGACAGTTGGAGTTTAGTCAAATGTCTTATATTTACAAATAGTACCTTAAATCCACTCTTGTATGCTTTTCTTTCTAGTAAATTCTGTCCGCTTTTCAAAAAGGACTTGACCAATGCAGATGAGGGAACTCTCCGAAACACCTGA
- the LOC103457714 gene encoding leukotriene B4 receptor 1-like isoform X2, which translates to MDESNFTRFSSNDSSAGLPELSWNQRGVIPAVVLTFCYLVGVPGNIAVIIIKPNWKHLSRTTRSLIMSLTMSDLMCLLTLPLWIYNLLLGWAFGFVACKVLSYFVYVTVYVSQSTVTALSIQRYIVVVRGWKCDIHRYVVVALLWLSSFTLCIYVLVTEQVTNDGPWIRCIPSYSSEAQWLAVLFTEILFGLASIFLVTLSYISLHKKVTSAAFFNHPKTSRLLISIILTNFIMFFPLHVVNMLGVLGIIIKNKKILKFCADSWSLVKCLIFTNSTLNPLLYAFLSSKFCPLFKKDLTNADEGTLRNT; encoded by the coding sequence ATGGATGAATCAAACTTCACAAGGTTCAGTTCTAACGACTCTTCCGCTGGATTACCTGAGCTCTCTTGGAATCAACGTGGTGTGATCCCGGCAGTGGTATTAACTTTCTGCTATCTAGTTGGAGTTCCTGGAAACATTGCTGTGATAATAATCAAGCCTAACTGGAAGCATCTGTCCAGGACGACCCGGAGTTTAATAATGAGTCTGACCATGTCTGATCTAATGTGTCTGCTTACCCTTCCACTGTGGATTTACAACTTACTCCTTGGATGGGCATTCGGCTTTGTAGCCTGCAAAGTTCTATCATACTTTGTGTACGTTACAGTTTATGTTAGCCAAAGCACTGTGACTGCGTTGAGCATCCAGCGCTACATTGTTGTTGTGCGTGGATGGAAGTGCGACATACATAGATATGTGGTGGTGGCTCTGCTTTGGCTGTCATCTTTTACTTTGTGCATCTATGTTTTGGTGACTGAACAAGTAACGAATGACGGACCATGGATCCGTTGCATACCCAGTTATTCTTCTGAGGCACAGTGGCTGGCTGTGCTGTTCACAGAGATCTTGTTTGGACTTGCTTCGATTTTTCTTGTCACATTATCATACATATCCCTCCACAAGAAGGTTACGAGTGCAGCCTTTTTTAACCATCCAAAGACAAGCAGGCTGCTTATTAGTATCATTCTAACcaattttattatgttttttccaCTTCATGTGGTCAATATGCTGGGTGTGTTAGggataattattaaaaacaagaagatcCTGAAGTTTTGTGCAGACAGTTGGAGTTTAGTCAAATGTCTTATATTTACAAATAGTACCTTAAATCCACTCTTGTATGCTTTTCTTTCTAGTAAATTCTGTCCGCTTTTCAAAAAGGACTTGACCAATGCAGATGAGGGAACTCTCCGAAACACCTGA
- the LOC103457713 gene encoding C-X-C chemokine receptor type 4-like — protein MDQLNFTVVTLNSSFPGHLPHSSWYYNGLIPGVVLSFCFVLGVPGNLAVILLKSKWKKISSLSQSLMLNLAISDLLCLLTLPPKIYALLFDWKFGLVACKILNYLLYTSIYGSQLTVTVLGIQRYLQVVHQEKWHQGQKRVRLILLWLVAITLSIPNLVVWQVTTNQQSTVCQPRYSSEAQQVVMLEMETLFGFFSVLLVVISYIRVNRKIKNAIFFNNPKTTRLITSIIVSNFVLWAPFIVINVLGVVAICAKNKGLFNFCSKTWNLVKALTVVIRCLNPLLYAYNSRKIMTTS, from the coding sequence ATGGATCAACTTAATTTCACCGTGGTCACTTTAAACTCGTCTTTTCCGGGACATCTACCACATTCCTCCTGGTACTACAATGGTCTCATCCCTGGAGTGGTGCTCTCCTTCTGCTTTGTCCTGGGAGTACCTGGAAACCTCGCCGTCATTCTTCTCAAGTCTAAATGGAAGAAGATCTCCAGTCTGAGCCAGAGTTTAATGCTGAATCTGGCCATTTCTGATCTGCTTTGTTTGCTGACCCTACCACCAAAGATATACGCTTTGTTATTTGACTGGAAATTTGGCTTGGTGGCCTGTAAGATTCTGAATTATCTTCTGTACACCAGCATTTATGGCAGCCAGTTGACTGTGACTGTGTTAGGCATTCAACGTTACCTACAAGTGGTCCATCAGGAGAAGTGGCATCAGGGACAAAAACGAGTGCGGCTGATTCTGCTCTGGCTGGTCGCCATCACCCTGTCCATCCCTAATTTGGTGGTTTGGCAGGTGACAACAAACCAGCAGTCGACCGTCTGCCAACCACGGTACTCCTCTGAGGCACAACAGGTGGTCATGTTGGAAATGGAGACGCTGTTTGGATTCTTTTCTGTGTTGCTTGTGGTGATTTCATACATTCGTGTaaacaggaaaattaaaaatgccatCTTTTTCAACAATCCAAAAACAACTCGGCTGATTACCAGCATCATTGTGAGTAATTTTGTTCTCTGGGCTCCATTTATTGTCATAAATGTACTCGGTGTGGTGGCTATTTGTGCCAAAAACAAAGGCTTGTTCAATTTTTGCTCAAAGACATGGAACCTTGTCAAAGCTCTTACAGTTGTAATTAGGTGCTTAAATCCTCTCTTGTATGCCTATAATTCGAGAAAAATTATGACAACATCCTAG
- the LOC103457744 gene encoding leukotriene B4 receptor 1-like — MEQLTSTAVNANFSTTGHLPLHPGNTSDLVTAAVLSICFLLGVSGNIAVLILKPNWQNMSSLSQSLMLNLAISDLLSLLTLPLWIYAYLFGWKFDLVPCKLLAYVVYCSIYASLLTVSGLSIQRYLVVVRQRRCQQVKRRTLLFMLWLVASILAIPALVVQNLQIKQQWVSCQGQYSSDAQWVAVLLTETVFGFICFILVAFSYVCLQKRVNQSAFFNNPQTTRLLTSIIVCFFVLWAPYHTTNVLGVAAICLKNDNLLNFCHETWSIFGAVTFINSCLNPLLYAFTSRKMCSLCRKTEELQQRFRNSQTEISTITET, encoded by the coding sequence ATGGAACAACTCACTTCCACTGCGGTCAACGCTAACTTCTCTACTACAGGACATTTGCCGCTGCACCCCGGGAATACCAGTGATCTCGTCACTGCGGCGGTGTTGTCCATCTGTTTTCTCCTGGGAGTTTCTGGAAACATCGCGGTGTTAATACTCAAGCCCAACTGGCAGAATATGTCCAGTCTGAGCCAGAGTTTAATGCTGAATCTGGCCATCTCTGACCTGCTCAGTCTGCTGACCCTTCCACTGTGGATATACGCATATTTGTTTGGCTGGAAATTTGACCTGGTGCCATGTAAACTTTTAGCATACGTTGTGTACTGCAGCATTTATGCCAGCTTGCTGACTGTGTCTGGACTAAGCATCCAGCGGTACCTTGTTGTGGTGCGCCAGAGAAGGTGCCAGCAGGTAAAAAGGAGAACACTGCTGTTCATGCTCTGGTTGGTTGCCAGTATCTTGGCCATCCCTGCTTTGGTGGTTCAgaatctgcaaataaaacagcaatGGGTTAGTTGCCAAGGACAGTATTCTTCTGATGCCCAGTGGGTGGCTGTTCTGCTGACAGAGACTGTGTTTggattcatttgttttattctcGTGGCATTTTCATACGTTTGCCTTCAAAAAAGGGTTAACCAGTCAGCCTTTTTCAACAACCCACAGACAACCCGACTATTAACCAGTATCATcgtctgtttttttgttctgtgggCTCCATACCATACAACAAATGTGCTGGGAGTGGCAGCAATATGTTTGAAGAACGACAATTTGCTCAACTTTTGCCATGAAACCTGGAGTATTTTTGGAGCAGTGACATTCATAAACAGCTGTCTAAATCCACTCCTGTATGCATTCACGTCTCGTAAAATGTGCAGtctttgcagaaaaacagaagagttGCAGCAGAGGTTCAGAAATTCCCAGACGGAGATCAGTACGATTACAGAAACTtga
- the LOC103457712 gene encoding leukotriene B4 receptor 1-like → MDNNSNMNTSDFSLPPRTWVHNGLIPAVLLSFCFLLGVPGNIAVILLKPNWQNMSRLSQSLMLNLAIFDLLSLLTLPLWIYALLSTWTFSLGTCKLLGFLVYCSLYGSLLTVTALGVQRYIVVVNQRRCVQVQKSHLLVPLWFGATVLSIPALVTERVETNIYDGWRYCYPQFSSRAQGLAVLLSETTSGFVSFFVVAYSYIRLHRKIRQATFFNNPQTTRLLTSIIVSNFVLWSPLHTINMLTLGAICFENDSLLKFCVDIWDIVKAIAFLNNCINPLLYAFSVQKMCRVCMNQELTKPTQTLDISTVAETMIT, encoded by the coding sequence ATGGATAATAACTCCAACATGAACACCTCTGATTTCTCTCTACCTCCTCGCACCTGGGTGCACAACGGACTGATCCCTGCGGTACTGCTGTCCTTCTGCTTTCTCCTGGGAGTTCCTGGAAACATTGCAGTGATTCTTTTAAAGCCCAACTGGCAGAACATGTCCCGCCTGAGCCAGAGTTTGATGCTCAACTTGGCCATTTTTGACCTGCTCTCTCTGCTCACTCTCCCACTGTGGATTTATGCTCTGCTCAGCACCTGGACATTCAGTCTCGGAACCTGTAAGCTTTTAGGTTTTCTCGTGTACTGCAGCCTTTACGGCAGCCTGCTGACTGTGACAGCGTTGGGTGTCCAGCGGTACATTGTGGTGGTGAACCAACGGAGATGCGTTCAGGTACAAAAAAGTCACCTGCTGGTTCCATTATGGTTTGGCGCCACGGTCCTGTCTATCCCTGCTTTGGTGACGGAACGGGTGGAAACTAACATCTACGACGGGTGGAGGTACTGCTACCCTCAGTTTTCATCTCGAGCTCAGGGATTGGCAGTGCTGCTGTCAGAGACCACATCTggctttgtttccttttttgtcgTGGCCTATTCCTACATTCGCCTTCACAGGAAGATTAGACAGGCAACCTTCTTCAACAACCCACAGACGACCAGGCTGCTGACCAGCATCATTGTAAGCAATTTTGTTCTGTGGTCTCCTCTTCATACCATAAATATGTTGACCCTGGGAGCCATCTGCTTCGAAAATGACAGCTTGTTGAAGTTTTGTGTAGACATATGGGACATTGTCAAAGCAATTGCTTTTCTAAATAATTGCATTAACCCACTGCTGTATGCCTTTAGCGTCCAAAAAATGTGCAGAGTCTGCATGAACCAAGAATTGACAAAGCCTACACAAACACTAGATATAAGTACAGTTGCAGAAACTATGATTACCTag